A window from Citrus sinensis cultivar Valencia sweet orange chromosome 5, DVS_A1.0, whole genome shotgun sequence encodes these proteins:
- the LOC102629953 gene encoding cinnamoyl-CoA reductase 1 isoform X1 — protein MALEKERVCVTGAGGFLASWVVKLLLSRDYFVHGTAREPSDEKNARLYELEKASLNLKLFKADLLDYDSVKSAIVGCNGVFHIACPAPSTTVPNPQMELLEPAVKGTLNVLKACLEAKVKRVIVVSSGVAVGLNPRWPKGQIMDETCWSDKEYCRTTNYALKADFYNFTRTGTVFQKPKQKVRLWSLAKKLGLML, from the exons ATGGCgttagagaaagaaagagtttGTGTAACAGGTGCTGGCGGGTTTCTTGCCTCGTGGGTCGTCAAGCTTCTGCTCTCGAGAGACTATTTTGTTCATGGAACCGCCAGAGAACCCA GTGATGAGAAAAATGCTCGTTTGTATGAACTTGAGAAAGCATCTCTGAATCTGAAACTCTTCAAGGCTGACCTGCTGGATTATGATTCTGTTAAATCTGCCATTGTAGGATGCAATGGTGTCTTCCACATTGCTTGTCCTGCTCCATCCACCACTGTACCAAATCCTCAG ATGGAACTGCTTGAGCCGGCTGTAAAGGGCACGCTCAATGTGCTTAAAGCATGTCTTGAGGCAAAAGTTAAGCGAGTTATTGTAGTCTCTTCTGGAGTTGCAGTAGGCCTGAACCCCAGGTGGCCCAAGGGCCAAATAATGGATGAAACTTGTTGGTCTGACAAAGAATACTGCAGAACAACGAAT tatGCACTGAAAGCAgatttctataatttcaccAGAACTGGTACTGTCTTTCAAAAACCGAAGCAGAAAGTGAGGCTCTGGAGTTTGGCTAAAAAACTGGGCTTGATGTTGTAA
- the LOC102630250 gene encoding histidine-containing phosphotransfer protein 1-like, whose product MDAVTRLHRQLVDYSNSLFQEGILDNQFGHLQQLQDESNPDFVAEVVNLYFKDSERLLNEITVALDQQNVDFTKVGGHVHQLKGSSSSIGAQRVNNVCTAFRSFCEERNIEGCQQYLQHLKQEYYLVKNKLQTLFQLQQQLLSAGGSIPAYEMR is encoded by the exons aTGGATGCTGTGACTCGGTTGCATAGGCAGTTGGTTGACTACTCAAACTCCCTCTTTCAGGAG GGTATTCTTGACAATCAATTTGGCCACCTTCAGCAACTGCAAGATGAGAGCAACCCAGATTTTGTTGCTGAAGTGGTGAATCTTTACTTTAAAGACTCTGAAAGGCTTCTCAATGAGATCACCGTAGCTTT AGACCAGCAGAATGTAGATTTCACAAAGGTGGGTGGCCATGTTCATCAGTTGAAGGGTAGCAGCTCCAG CATTGGTGCACAGAGAGTTAATAATGTATGCACGGCCTTTCGCAGCTTCTGCGAAGAAAGGAACATTGAAGG GTGCCAGCAATATCTGCAACATTTGAAGCAAGAGTATTACCTTGTGAAAAATAAGCTTCAGACTCTGTTCCAG CTTCAGCAACAACTATTGTCAGCAGGCGGGTCAATTCCTGCATATGAGATGAGGTAG
- the LOC102629953 gene encoding cinnamoyl-CoA reductase 1 isoform X2: protein MALEKERVCVTGAGGFLASWVVKLLLSRDYFVHGTAREPSDEKNARLYELEKASLNLKLFKADLLDYDSVKSAIVGCNGVFHIACPAPSTTVPNPQMELLEPAVKGTLNVLKACLEAKVKRVIVVSSGVAVGLNPRWPKGQIMDETCWSDKEYCRTTNNWYCLSKTEAESEALEFG, encoded by the exons ATGGCgttagagaaagaaagagtttGTGTAACAGGTGCTGGCGGGTTTCTTGCCTCGTGGGTCGTCAAGCTTCTGCTCTCGAGAGACTATTTTGTTCATGGAACCGCCAGAGAACCCA GTGATGAGAAAAATGCTCGTTTGTATGAACTTGAGAAAGCATCTCTGAATCTGAAACTCTTCAAGGCTGACCTGCTGGATTATGATTCTGTTAAATCTGCCATTGTAGGATGCAATGGTGTCTTCCACATTGCTTGTCCTGCTCCATCCACCACTGTACCAAATCCTCAG ATGGAACTGCTTGAGCCGGCTGTAAAGGGCACGCTCAATGTGCTTAAAGCATGTCTTGAGGCAAAAGTTAAGCGAGTTATTGTAGTCTCTTCTGGAGTTGCAGTAGGCCTGAACCCCAGGTGGCCCAAGGGCCAAATAATGGATGAAACTTGTTGGTCTGACAAAGAATACTGCAGAACAACGAAT AACTGGTACTGTCTTTCAAAAACCGAAGCAGAAAGTGAGGCTCTGGAGTTTGGCTAA
- the LOC127902383 gene encoding cinnamoyl-CoA reductase 1-like: protein MTENSSAPCLVTVGTGVLQFLNAFLSSNKQFLSSIYTEGYESLENKLRMIVDVRDVAEALLLAYEKAEAEGRYICTAHMIRARDLVDKLKSLYPNYNYPKSFTEKEDEVMLTSEKLQKLGWSYRSLEETLVDSVESYKKDTSSSSPRIGLNVSVESKPSDKFSANSG from the exons ATGACAGAAAATTCCTCCGCTCCTTGTCTAGTTACTGTTGGAACTGGGGTCCTCCAATTCTTAAATGCATTTCTGAGTTCTAACAAGCAGTTTCTATCATCTATCTATACAGAGGGTTATGAATCATTGGAAAACAAACTCCGGATGATAGTTGATGTGCGTGATGTAGCTGAAGCATTGCTTTTGGCATATGAAAAGGCTGAAGCAGAAGGGAGATACATATGCACTGCACACATGATTAGAGCACGCGATTTGGTTGATAAACTGAAGAGTTTATATCCCAACTATAACTATCCTAAAAG CTTCACTGAGAAAGAGGACGAAGTAATGCTGACTTCCGAGAAGTTGCAGAAACTGGGCTGGAGTTACCGGTCATTGGAGGAAACTCTTGTGGATTCTGTTGAGAGCTACAAAAAG GACACTTCTAGTTCGAGTCCTAGAATTGGGCTTAATGTGTCTGTTGAAAGCAAACCATCTGACAAGTTTTCAGCGAATTCTGGATAA
- the LOC102619994 gene encoding nucleoside hydrolase 3-like — MAALRKSMVSCRVERGEDVISAVHNMEIGCPTNVRHITHITFDRFNDFLGLPVEFEVEVPCRVPSARVVVLPGIIWLIILVASIGKFSEYDRPRRILVDTDVDADDVFALFYLLKQNRTEFDLQAITINANGWSDAGHAVNHIYDILFMMNRDDIPVGVGGEGGILPNGTILPDVGGYQPIIDQGMSTAGECRYRQAIPVGQRLYVNTNYGLRKAFLPQGGRKYAPLRQPTAQQVLINAISAGPITVFVMGSHTNFAIFLMNNPHLKKNIEHIYVMGGAIRSDCFNSTNSSQSEQCDSIGNLYPDDSNPYAEFNIFSDPFAAYTVLHSGIPVTIIPLDATKTIPVSENFFVEFERRQNTYEAQYCFQSLKMIRDTWSGSPPFHEAYCMWDSFMAGVALSIMRNSSSHNGENACSEMEYMNLTVVTSNEPYGISDGSNPLIDGLEVPKFNVQKNGVHSGHVQTGMQDPFCLESGKAKCQDGYIKEVKGPEAVRVLVATKAKPSQDLGSLLEKEFYLSFLNALNFPQQAGRFNISTQFPYYEEILRKPDFGKKLMGKPVVFDIDMSAGDFLALIYLLKLPVELINLKGILVSSTGWATSATVDVVYDLLHMMGRDDIPVGLGDVFAVGEVNPKFPPIGGCKYAKAIPLGSGGFLDSDTLYGLARDLPRSPRRYTAENSVRVGASQDTDHPELRQPLAVDVWKSIVESIEPGSKITILTNGPLTNLAQIIGLQNSSSVIQDVYIVGGNKGQDNEKGNVFTVPSSKYAEFNMFLDPLAAKAVFESKLEIKLIPLHMQRRVASFFKILHKLQDRNKTPESVFSQRLLQRLMTLQQSHHSYHHVDTFLGEVLGAVILGGNPHLNQTYKIKSLEIIPDGDISKVGQIIVNQEQGKLVKVLESLNVAAYYDHFAEVLGDHRQSAVIGSFYDQEKTWNTPPNGIDRLHQAKK, encoded by the exons ATGGCGGCATTGAGGAAATCGATGGTGTCTTGTCGTGTTGAAAGAGGCGAAGACGTGATCTCCGCCGTTCATAACATGGAGATCGGGTGTCCCACAAATGTTCGGCACATTACTCACATCACCTTCGATCGGTTCAACGACTTTCTGGGTCTTCCTGTTGAGTTTGAGGTGGAGGTCCCGTGTCGAGTTCCGAGTGCTAG AGTGGTTGTCCTACCTGGGATTATTTggttaataattttggttgCGTCCATTGGAAAATTTTCGGAGTATGATCGACCTCGCCGGATTCTTGTAGATACAGATGTTGATGCAGATGATGTTTTTGCTCTCTTTTATCTGTTGAAGCAAAACAGAACCGAATTCGACTTGcag GCAATAACTATAAATGCAAATGGATGGAGTGATGCTGGGCATGCAGTTAATCATATATACGACATCCTTTTTATGATGAACCGAGATGATATCCCCGTTggagttggaggagaaggtggCATTTTGCCTAATGGAACCATTCTTCCGGATGTTGGCGGATACCAGCCTATCATTGATCAG GGCATGTCAACAGCTGGAGAGTGTAGGTATAGACAAGCAATTCCAGTGGGGCAAAGGCTATATGTTAATACAAACTATGGCCTGAGAAAAGCCTTTCTTCCCCAG GGTGGCAGGAAGTATGCTCCTCTGAGGCAACCTACTGCACAACAAGTGTTGATAAATGCGATATCTGCAGGTCCTATCACCGTGTTTGTAATGGGATCCCACACAAACTTCGCTATATTTCTCATGAACAATCctcatttgaagaaaaatattgagCATATTTATGTCATGGGAGGTGCAATTAGATCAGACTGCTTCAATAGCACAAACTCTTCCCAGTCAGAACAATGTGACAGTATTGGTAATTTATATCCAGACGATAGCAACCCATATGCAGAGTTCAATATTTTCTCAGATCCTTTTGCTGCATACACG GTGTTGCATTCTGGAATTCCAGTCACAATCATTCCTCTGGATGCAACAAAGACTATCCCTGTGAGTGAGAATTTCTTTGTAGAATTTGAAAGGAGACAGAATACGTACGAGGCACAATATTGCTTCCAATCCTTGAAAATGATCCGTGATACATGGTCCGGTAGCCCACCATTTCATGAG GCATACTGCATGTGGGACTCCTTCATGGCTGGTGTCGCACTATCAATTATGCGCAATTCATCTAGTCATAATGGGGAAAATGCATGCAGCGAGATGGAATATATGAATCTGACAGTAGTTACTTCAAACGAACCATATGGAATATCAGATGGCTCAAATCCACTTATCGATGGACTTGAGGTCCCAAAATTCAATGTACAGAAAAATGGAGTACATTCTGGTCATGTTCAAACGGGAATGCAAGATCCATTTTGCCTTGAGAGTGGGAAAGCAAAATGCCAg GACGGTTACATTAAGGAGGTCAAGGGTCCAGAAGCAGTCCGAGTTCTCGTCGCTACAAAAGCTAAACCAAGTCAAGACTTGGGAAGCTtacttgaaaaagaattttatttaagctTTTTGAAT GCTTTAAACTTCCCTCAGCAAGCCGGAAGGTTCAATATCAGCACACAATTTCCTTACTACGAGGAAATCCTTCGCAAACCAGACTTTGGAAAGAAATTAATGGGAAAACCTGTTGTGTTTGATATCGATATGAGTGCCGGGGACTTCCTAGCACTTATATATCTCCTAAAATTGCCAGTGGAACTTATCAATCTCAAG GGAATACTAGTTAGCTCGACTGGGTGGGCAACTTCTGCGACAGTAGATGTTGTATATGATTTACTTCATATGATGGGGCGCGATGACATTCCAGTTGGTCTAGGAGATGTATTTGCAGTTGGTGAAGTGAATCCAAAATTCCCTCCTATTGGAGGCTGCAAGTATGCCAAGGCTATCCCTCTTGGCAGTGGCGGTTTCTTGGACTCCGATACCCTCTATGGACTTGCTCGTGACTTACCTCGTAGTCCCAGAAG aTACACAGCAGAAAACTCTGTCAGAGTTGGAGCTTCTCAGGATACTGATCATCCTGAACTTAGGCAGCCGTTGGCAGTAGATGTTTGGAAGTCTATTGTAGAATCAATAGAGCCAGGGTCAAAGATTACTATATTGACCAACGGACCGTTAACAAATTTAGCACAAATCATTGGTTTGCAGAACTCAAGCTCCGTAATTCAG GATGTATATATTGTTGGAGGAAACAAAGGCCAAGACAATGAAAAAGGCAATGTCTTCACCGTTCCTTCCAGTAAGTATGCAGAATTCAACATGTTTCTTGATCCTTTAGCAGCAAAGGCAGTTTTTGAATCAAAACTGGAGATTAAACTCATTCCACTGCACATGCAAAGGAGAGTTGCTTCTTTCTTCAAAATCCTTCATAAGTTGCAGGACAGAAATAAGACTCCTGAAAGCGTGTTTTCCCAGCGTCTACTTCAAAGACTAATGACATTGCAGCAGAGTCATCACAGCTACCATCATGTG GACACATTTCTGGGAGAGGTACTTGGTGCAGTGATTCTGGGTGGCAATCCGCATTTGAATCAAACGTATAAGATCAAGTCTCTCGAGATCATTCCGGACGGAGACATATCAAAAGTTGGACAGATTATTGTCAATCAAGAACAAGGAAAGTTGGTAAAAGTCTTGGAAAGTCTTAATGTGGCAGCATACTATGATCATTTTGCAGAAGTGTTAGGAGATCATAGGCAGTCTGCTGTAATTGGAAGCTTTTATGACCAGGAAAAGACATGGAATACACCACCAAACGGAATAGACCGCTTACATCAggcaaagaaataa
- the LOC102630552 gene encoding autophagy-related protein 18h, with protein MKSNHNNNKQSNNNNIKHANGLNLIPNSLKFISSCIKTASSGVRSAGASVAASISGDSHELKDQVLWSSFDKLELCPSSFKHVLLLGYSNGFQVLDVEDATNVSELVSRRDDPVTFLQMQPLPAKSDGQEGFRNSHPLLLVVACDEAKSSGLVHVHVGRDGPVRDGYDEPQPGNVAMSPTAVRFYSLRSHNYVHVLRFRSTVYMVRCSPRIVAVGLAAQIYCFDALTLESKFSVLTYPVPHFGGQGTSGVNIGYGPMAVGPRWLAYASNNPLLPNTGRLSPQSLTPPSVSPSTSPSNGNLMARYAVESSKQLAAGLINLGDMGYKTLSRYYQDFIPDGSSSPVSSNSSWKAGRNASHSSDTDIAGMVVVKDIVSRSVISQFRAHTSPISALCFDRSGTLLVTASIHGNNINIFRIMPSSSKGRSGSASQTYDWTSSHVHLYKLHRGMTSAVIQDICFSHYSQWIAIVSSRGTCHIFVLTPFGGETVLQIQNSHVDRPTLSPVLSVPWWSSPSFMINQPSFSLPPPLPVTLSVVSRIKNNNSGWLNTVSSTASSTAGKTSIPSGALAAVFHSSLHQDLQPLDSKVNDLEHVLVYTPSGHVVQYKLLSSIGGESSEIGQGSPLQMQDEELGIKVEAVQAWDVCRRTEWPEREECLSGIILGKQEAPEMMMDTSDSEDNDIGGGEVLKLHDRSHMYISNAEVHMSSGRIPVWQNYKIHFYTMSPLETDKYGSAQEHDGGETELENIPAHCIEIRRKDLLPLFDHFHSIQADWSDRGIVVGKSSLSSSNSYDAKEKFSEEAIITRSKSLSPDSVERSDDGSSKITYPTIFQYGNENIETKRGSSVLSSAILKQSSPNKDNGSISFKQSAVDFSPTDDSYFSNSASSLTNGSLAAGRAGEEVQSSKNGGTDEVLSITNNRPDLNMNILDKGLLNGSLDFEHFFQEESCEASALNECHKSTGVVTDVDNSSTPCDKQKSEEDGENDKSEEDSDSDGMLGGVFAFSEEG; from the exons ATGAAGAGCaatcacaataataataaacagagtaataacaacaatatcaAGCACGCCAatggtttgaatttgattccaaattctttgaaattcatttCTTCTTGCATTAAGACCGCCTCTTCCGGTGTACGGTCAGCTGGTGCCTCCGTTGCCGCGTCTATATCCGGCGATTCTCATGAGCTAAAAGACCAG GTATTATGGTCTTCCTTTGACAAACTAGAGCTTTGTCCATCTTCCTTCAAACATGTTCTCTTACTTGGATACTCCAATGGATTTCAAGTCCTTGACGTTGAAGACGCTACCAATGTCAGTGAACTTGTTTCGAGGCGTGATGATCCAGTTACCTTTTTACAGATGCAGCCCCTCCCTGCCAAGTCTGATGGTCAGGAAGGATTTAGAAATTCTCATCCTTTACTCCTGGTTGTTGCATGTGACGAAGCGAAGAGCTCAGGTTTAGTGCATGTGCATGTGGGGAGAGATGGGCCGGTAAGAGATGGTTATGATGAGCCTCAACCAGGAAATGTAGCCATGTCTCCAACAGCTGTTCGGTTTTACTCGCTAAGGTCTCACAACTATGTACATGTTCTCAGATTCCGGTCAACTGTCTATATGGTTAGATGCAGTCCCCGGATTGTGGCCGTGGGTCTTGCAGCTCAA ATATACTGCTTTGATGCCCTCACCCTTGAAAGTAAATTCAGTGTCCTTACATATCCTGTCCCTCATTTTGGAGGCCAAGGAACATCGGGGGTTAACATTGGATATGGTCCAATGGCAGTGGGCCCCAGATGGTTAGCTTATGCCTCTAACAATCCATTGCTGCCAAATACAGGTCGCCTAAGTCCTCAAAGCCTTACTCCTCCTAGTGTCAGTCCATCAACCTCACCCAGCAACGGTAATCTGATGGCTCGATATGCTGTGGAATCTAGTAAGCAGTTAGCTGCTGGACTAATTAATCTGGGTGACATGGGTTACAAGACTTTATCCAGATATTATCAAGATTTTATCCCTGATGGTTCTAGTTCTCCTGTATCTTCAAATTCAAGCTGGAAGGCTGGACGCAATGCATCGCATTCTTCGGATACAGATATTGCTGGAATG GTTGTTGTGAAAGATATTGTTTCCAGATCTGTCATATCACAGTTTAGGGCTCATACTAGTCCAATTTCTGCGTTGTGCTTTGATCGAAGCGGGACATTATTGGTTACTGCTTCTATACATGGAAACAATATAAACATTTTCCGAATTATGCCATCTAGCTCAAAAGGTCGTTCAGGTTCAGCCTCTCAAACTTATGATTGGACTTCTTCTCATGTACACCTTTACAAGCTCCATCGTGGCATGACATCAGCT GTGATACAAGACATTTGTTTTAGTCATTATAGTCAGTGGATTGCCATTGTTTCATCCAGGGGAACTTGCCATATTTTCGTGCTTACCCCTTTTGGTGGTGAGACTGTTctacaaattcaaaattctcaTGTAGATAGGCCTACTCTCTCACCAGTTCTATCTGTACCATGGTGGTCCAGTCCATCTTTCATGATAAACCAACCATCTTTTTCTCTACCACCACCACTACCTGTAACACTCTCAGTGGTTAgcagaataaaaaataataattctggTTGGCTCAATACTGTTAGCAGTACTGCATCTTCAACAGCAGGAAAGACCTCAATTCCATCCGGTGCCCTAGCTGCTGTTTTTCATAGCTCCTTGCATCAGGATTTGCAACCCCTTGACTCCAAGGTCAATGACTTGGAGCACGTATTGGTGTACACTCCTTCTGGTCATGTTGTTCAATACAAGTTACTATCGTCCATAGGAGGAGAGTCAAGTGAAATTGGGCAAGGGTCTCCTCTGCAGATGCAAGATGAGGAGTTAGGAATAAAAGTGGAAGCAGTTCAAGCATGGGATGTCTGCCGAAGAACAGAGTGGCCTGAAAGAGAGGAGTGTCTTTCTGGAATCATTCTTGGCAAACAAGAAGCTCCAGAGATGATGATGGATACTTCTGACAGTGAGGATAATGATATTGGGGGTGGGGAAGTCCTAAAACTCCATGACCGATCTCACATGTATATCTCCAACGCAGAGGTGCATATGAGCTCTGGAAGGATACCAGTCTGGCAAAATTATAAG aTACATTTCTATACAATGAGTCCTTTGGAGACTGATAAGTATGGTTCTGCCCAAGAACATGACGGTGGAGAGACTGAATTGGAAAACATTCCTGCTCATTGCATCGAAATTAGGCGGAAGGATTTGTTGCCCCTTTTTGACCATTTCCACAGTATTCAAGCTGATTGGAGTGACAG GGGCATTGTTGTAGGAAAATCTTCACTTTCATCTTCTAATTCTTATGATGCTAAAGAGAAGTTTTCTGAAGAAGCTATAATCACACGGTCTAAATCATTGTCACCGGACTCTGTTGAACGCTCAGATGATG GATCATCAAAGATTACTTATCCAACTATATTCCAATATGGGAATGAAAACATTGAGACGAAAAGAGGCAGTTCGGTTTTGTCATCGGCTATCCTGAAACAAAGCTCCCCTAACAAAGACAATGGTTCCATATCGTTCAAACAGTCTGCAGTTGACTTTTCTCCTACAGATGAtagttatttttcaaattctgcATCATCTTTAACAAACGGTTCACTTGCTGCTGGACGAGCTGGAGAAGAAGTTCAGTCATCAAAAAATGGTGGGACCGATGAAGTCCTAAGCATTACTAATAACCGTCCtgatttaaatatgaatatattAGACAAGGGCCTGTTGAATGGCTCACTGgattttgaacatttttttcaAGAGGAATCCTGTGAAGCATCAGCCTTGAATGAATGTCACAAGTCAACAGGAGTTGTTACTGATGTTGATAACAGCAGCACTCCTTGTGATAAACAGAAATCTGAGGAAGAtggtgaaaatgataaatctGAGGAAGATAGTGACAGTGATGGCATGCTAGGAGGTGTATTTGCCTTCTCCGAAGAAG GTTGA
- the LOC127902384 gene encoding uncharacterized protein LOC127902384 yields the protein MSNRKRKLIVDEGDEESGDSGLNVLIPTDFLGPSSCIGPSHGRDTLEYPRPLVVSPSPELELVGNRGGPASGSGENHSYGGVGVPEGVCDGEGSSSGSSRPPQRRHLGHRVEADSYPIDFTACATTQTDLFKLRNLYNIPADVLLVVPGKGDIPSRPPRGYVTMHLESFKLGARLPLQRYFAKILGGMHLAPGQLHPNGWRVLSAMYVLWERCGSEEHSLVEVKHLYQLRSSSKEAESWGLIGGLEDRPLLQMETALLNASTCQDLLSSTNLVGSGLVDIAVGMDSKILSAMTRKRGRTSSSSSNPPPPPPKKSSVGPSKAPVPALPPPPPRKSGGEKVVEKSSEVSTRSGDRSSPLPARDQGDYLTPYQRDYWKSVGPKMVLDIESMNLNELAGSVQRVSFKLATIVSCYKNRVTRHERKLQAEIQDLKKQVESADRSKEKLAELNKQVTELEEKVAIAESTTSKLEGELGDLKSDLQAAQSERDTLRTALEGEIKSLEEQLAEAKGKSADVDDRLDAEYDSGVAFSYKCIMSVLKEEYPELDMSKLEAGVERYMAEEGGVGGRAFEVGQGFVPPPPSIADLPPPEIADPSPAEAVDLPNP from the exons ATGTCAAACCGGAAAAGAAAGTTAATTGTTGATGAGGGTGATGAAGAATCAGGGGATTCAGGCCTCAACGTGCTAATACCTACCGATTTCTTAGGTCCCTCCAGTTGTATAGGTCCTTCCCATGGCAGGGATACCCTTGAATACCCACGCCCCCTGGTTGTCTCTCCCTCCCCCGAACTAGAGCTTGTAGGGAATAGAGGTGGACCTGCGTCGGGGTCTGGTGAGAACCACAGCTATGGTGGGGTTGGGGTCCCTGAAGGAGTTTGTGATGGTGAGGGGAGTAGTTCCGGATCGAGCAGACCCCCTCAGAGAAGGCACCTTGGTCATAGGGTGGAGGCGGATTCTTACCCTATTGACTTCACAGCTTGTGCGACCACCCAAACTGATCTGTTCAAGCTGAGGAACCTTTACAACATTCCTGCGGATGTTCTCCTGGTAGTTCCTGGGAAAGGTGACATTCCCAGTCGGCCTCCGCGGGGGTATGTGACGATGCATTTGGAGAGCTTCAAATTAGGAGCTCGGCTGCCCCTTCAACGCTATTTTGCTAAGATACTGGGTGGTATGCACCTGGCCCCAGGTCAGCTACATCCCAACGGGTGGAGGGTTCTCTCGGCTATGTATGTGTTGTGGGAGAGGTGTGGATCAGAGGAGCATTCTCTTGTTGAAGTGAAGCACCTATACCAGCTGAGGAGTAGCTCGAAGGAAGCAG AGTCGTGGGGTTTGATCGGGGGGCTTGAGGATCGACCTTTGCTTCAGATGGAAACGGCTCTATTGAACGCGTCTACCTGCCAAGACCTCTTGTCGTCAACAAATCTGGTCGGCTCGGGCTTAGTCGACATAGCTGTAGGGATGGATAGCAAGATTCTCAGCGCTATGACCAGAAAGCGTGGTCGGACTTCGAGCAGCTCCAGCaatcctcctcctcctcctccaaaGAAGTCCAGCGTCGGCCCTTCCAAGGCTCCTGTTCCTGCTCTGCCCCCTCCCCCACCTCGTAAGAGTGGTGGGGAAAAAGTTGTTGAAAAAAGTTCTGAGGTCAGCACTCGCTCCGGGGATCGATCTTCCCCTCTTCCGGCTCGTGACCAGGGTGATTACTTGACCCCGTATCAGAGGGATTATTGGAAGTCAGTGGGACCGAAAATGGTCCTAGACATTGAGAGTATGAATCTCAATGAATTGGCTGGTTCTGTCCAGAGGGTCTCCTTCAAGCTGGCTACCATAGTTTCCTGCTACAAGAACAGGGTCACGCGCCATGAAAGGAAACTCCAAGCTGAAATTCAGGACTTGAAGAAGCAGGTCGAGTCTGCTGATCGGTCGAAGGAGAAGCTGGCCGAGCTGAACAAGCAGGTTACGGAGCTGGAGGAGAAAGTTGCAATTGCTGAGTCCACTACCTCCAAGCTTGAGGGCGAGTTGGGTGACTTGAAGTCTGATCTTCAGGCTGCCCAAAGTGAAAGGGATACTCTGAGGACCGCCCTTGAGGGGGAAATCAAATCCCTGGAGGAACAGCTGGCCGAAGCGAAGGGCAAATCTGCTGACGTGGATGATCGGCTGGATGCCGAGTATGACTCTGGAGTTGCTTTCAGCTATAAGTGCATTATGTCCGTGCTCAAGGAAGAATATCCCGAACTGGACATGAGCAAACTGGAGGCTGGAGTGGAGAGGTATATGGCTGAG GAGGGGGGAGTTGGGGGACGTGCTTTTGAAGTGGGACAAGGGTTCGTGCCGCCTCCTCCTAGTATTGCTGATCTTCCACCTCCTGAGATAGCTGATCCTTCACCTGCTGAAGCTGTCGACCTTCCTAATCCTTAG